One window of the Natronomonas marina genome contains the following:
- a CDS encoding class I SAM-dependent methyltransferase yields the protein MDDAFGRMVLDYWRDEYDGSGVYRSHTGDTRPGHPEWYFGDSFDDETEAALQRVRAVDGLVHDAGCGAGQHALALQRAGLDVVATDVSPGALAVARARGVDRLARADLRSPPVVADCVFLSGTQLGVGGTVPALRSTLASLSAATAEGGRVVGDLKDPFGVAEHHLAGSEELVAFDRETGVARRRMRTEYRDLAGPWLSLLCLTPEAVRDVVAPTPWSVTEIIAGEGARYYLVLDR from the coding sequence ATGGACGACGCCTTCGGCCGGATGGTGCTCGACTACTGGCGGGACGAGTACGACGGCAGCGGCGTCTACCGGAGCCACACCGGCGACACCCGGCCGGGGCACCCGGAGTGGTACTTCGGCGACTCCTTCGACGACGAGACCGAGGCGGCGCTCCAGCGGGTCCGGGCGGTCGACGGCCTCGTCCACGACGCCGGGTGTGGCGCCGGCCAGCACGCCCTGGCGCTCCAGCGGGCGGGTCTCGACGTCGTCGCCACGGACGTCAGTCCGGGGGCGCTGGCGGTGGCGCGGGCCCGCGGCGTCGACCGACTCGCCCGCGCGGACCTGCGGTCGCCGCCGGTCGTCGCCGACTGCGTCTTCCTCTCGGGGACGCAACTCGGCGTCGGCGGGACCGTCCCGGCGCTGCGGTCGACGCTCGCGTCGCTTTCGGCGGCCACGGCCGAGGGCGGCCGCGTCGTCGGCGACCTGAAGGACCCCTTCGGGGTCGCCGAGCACCACCTCGCGGGTAGCGAGGAACTCGTGGCCTTCGACCGCGAGACCGGCGTCGCCCGCCGGCGGATGCGAACGGAGTACCGCGACCTGGCGGGTCCGTGGCTGTCGCTGCTCTGTCTCACTCCCGAGGCGGTACGCGATGTCGTCGCGCCGACTCCCTGGTCGGTCACCGAGATAATAGCGGGCGAGGGAGCGCGGTACTACCTCGTTTTGGACCGGTAG
- a CDS encoding phosphotransacetylase family protein, giving the protein MTVLVTSTEQSTGKTAVALALARAATDRGRMVGYMKPVGTRLQSAVGKTLDEDPMLARELLGLDAETHEMEPVVYSPTFVQEAIRGREDPDALADQVRESFDRLAADADTMVIEGGGELTTGGIVDLTDADVAELLDATVVLVVPYEEPGDVDEVLAAADLLGDRLGGVLFNKVPDAAFDALASDVVPFLEGRGVRVFGSIPLDEELAGVTVAELRQELGAELLTTEAPTDGRIQRFVVGAMTANEALGQLRRVRDAALVTGGDRGDVLTAALEASGIECFVLTGGLRPPGAVLGRAESAGVPVLLVQTDTKTAIDRAEAVVSSGRTRNADTVARMGELLADYADVDAMLDAGNAPDG; this is encoded by the coding sequence ATGACCGTACTCGTCACATCCACCGAGCAGAGCACAGGCAAGACGGCCGTCGCCCTGGCGCTGGCGCGAGCGGCGACCGACCGCGGCCGCATGGTCGGCTACATGAAGCCCGTCGGCACCCGGCTGCAGTCGGCGGTCGGCAAGACGCTGGACGAGGACCCCATGCTCGCCCGCGAACTGCTGGGGCTGGACGCCGAGACCCACGAGATGGAGCCGGTGGTCTACTCGCCGACCTTCGTCCAGGAGGCTATTCGGGGACGAGAGGACCCCGACGCCCTCGCCGACCAGGTCCGGGAGTCCTTCGACCGCCTGGCGGCCGACGCCGACACGATGGTGATTGAGGGCGGCGGCGAACTGACGACGGGCGGCATCGTCGACCTGACCGACGCCGACGTCGCGGAACTGCTCGACGCCACCGTCGTACTCGTCGTCCCCTACGAGGAACCGGGGGACGTCGACGAGGTGCTGGCCGCCGCCGACCTGCTCGGGGACCGCCTCGGAGGCGTCCTGTTCAACAAGGTTCCCGACGCGGCCTTCGACGCGCTCGCCAGCGACGTCGTCCCGTTCCTGGAGGGTCGCGGCGTCCGGGTGTTCGGCTCCATCCCGCTCGACGAGGAACTCGCCGGCGTCACGGTCGCGGAACTGCGCCAGGAACTCGGCGCGGAACTGCTGACGACGGAGGCACCGACCGACGGCCGCATCCAGCGGTTCGTCGTCGGCGCGATGACCGCGAACGAGGCGCTGGGCCAGCTCCGCCGCGTCCGCGACGCCGCCCTGGTGACGGGCGGCGACCGAGGCGACGTACTGACGGCCGCCCTCGAGGCCTCCGGCATCGAGTGCTTCGTCCTGACCGGGGGCCTGCGCCCGCCCGGTGCGGTCCTCGGCCGCGCCGAGTCCGCCGGCGTGCCGGTCCTCCTGGTGCAGACGGACACGAAGACGGCCATCGACCGCGCCGAGGCTGTCGTCTCCTCGGGCCGGACCAGAAACGCCGACACCGTCGCCCGGATGGGCGAGTTACTGGCCGACTACGCCGACGTCGACGCGATGCTGGACGCGGGGAACGCGCCCGACGGGTAG
- a CDS encoding YbaK/EbsC family protein — protein MHPRAEEFARRAAEEHGFEVDVHEFPEGTKTAADAAAAVGCDVAQIASGIVLSAGDGLVVVVTSGANRVDEAKVAELVGVDAAAVSMGDADEIKATLGWSIGGVPPFCHEADVPVFMDETLSGHEEVWAAAGTPEAVFPIAPDRLAALSGATVADVAE, from the coding sequence ATGCATCCACGCGCCGAGGAGTTCGCGCGCCGGGCGGCCGAGGAACACGGCTTCGAGGTCGACGTCCACGAGTTCCCCGAGGGGACGAAGACGGCGGCCGACGCCGCGGCGGCCGTCGGCTGTGACGTCGCACAGATAGCCAGCGGCATCGTGCTGTCGGCCGGGGACGGACTGGTCGTCGTCGTCACCAGCGGCGCCAACCGGGTCGACGAGGCGAAGGTAGCCGAACTGGTCGGCGTCGACGCCGCGGCGGTGTCGATGGGCGACGCCGACGAGATCAAGGCGACACTGGGGTGGTCCATCGGCGGCGTGCCGCCGTTCTGTCACGAGGCCGACGTGCCGGTGTTCATGGACGAGACGCTTTCCGGCCACGAGGAGGTGTGGGCCGCCGCGGGGACGCCGGAGGCGGTCTTTCCCATCGCGCCAGACCGACTGGCAGCGCTGTCGGGCGCGACGGTCGCCGACGTCGCGGAGTGA
- the bioD gene encoding dethiobiotin synthase, with the protein MNVAVVGTDTGVGKTVVTAALVARLRGRGVDARAVKPAQTGFPEDDDAGYVRDVCSTEGAATRLRTFGEPLAPAVAARRGDDPIRYEELLSETRAALADAEVGVVEGAGGLRVPLSNDPRREIVDLVADLSVPALVVARSGLGTLNHTALTVEALENRRVPILGVALNRHEGATVAERTNPAELERMCETPVWTLPERSLDGRQAHEELLESVPPLHKQMGEEPPL; encoded by the coding sequence GTGAACGTCGCCGTCGTCGGCACCGACACCGGCGTCGGCAAGACCGTCGTCACCGCAGCGCTGGTCGCACGGCTTCGCGGCCGCGGCGTCGACGCCCGTGCCGTCAAGCCCGCCCAGACCGGCTTCCCGGAGGACGACGACGCCGGTTACGTTCGGGATGTCTGCTCGACCGAGGGGGCAGCCACCCGGCTCCGCACGTTCGGCGAACCGCTCGCCCCGGCCGTCGCCGCACGCCGGGGCGACGACCCGATACGGTACGAGGAACTGCTGTCGGAGACCCGGGCGGCGCTGGCCGACGCGGAGGTCGGCGTCGTCGAGGGGGCCGGCGGCCTCCGGGTGCCGCTGTCGAACGACCCGCGGCGCGAAATCGTCGACCTCGTGGCCGACCTGTCGGTGCCCGCACTGGTCGTCGCACGCTCGGGACTCGGCACGCTGAACCACACGGCCCTGACAGTCGAGGCCCTGGAGAATCGGAGGGTACCCATCCTCGGCGTGGCGCTCAATCGTCACGAGGGCGCGACGGTCGCCGAGCGGACCAACCCCGCGGAACTGGAGCGGATGTGCGAGACGCCGGTGTGGACGCTACCGGAGCGGTCGCTGGACGGCCGCCAGGCCCACGAGGAACTCCTCGAATCCGTACCGCCGTTGCACAAACAGATGGGGGAGGAGCCCCCACTGTGA
- a CDS encoding acetate--CoA ligase family protein, translating into MSELSGLFAPEVVAVVGATEREGSVGRAVFENLLADFDGEVLPVNPNVDRVFDRPCYDSVAETGADLAVVVVPAETAVEVVENAGETGIRNVVVITAGFGETGSEGTAREKRLVEAAETYDLNLVGPNSLGVISTPVGLNATFGPTNARPGGISFMSQSGAFVTAVLDWAEDRQVGFNDIVSLGNKAVLDETDFVESWGDDADTDVVLGYLESIEDGVSFVRTAREVTRGTPVVVVKSGRTQAGASAAASHTGAIAGSERAYEAGLRKAGVIRADSVSELFDFGAMLSGQPVPDDGGVAVVTNAGGPGVMATDAVGDSGAELAELTDDSREALAAVLPDSADPYNPVDVIGDAPVERFEDALEVVLADPNVGSAVVIACPSAVLSFEALGETLASMAETREQPLSACLMGGTSTAAAAAALGEVGVPTYFDPARAVRGLAALYEYRAIRDRRYEEPATFDVDREAAREILGRVETTPDNNLGIESMDLLEAYGIPTPDGEVVDSPAAAREVAERLDGDIVMKIVSPDILHKTDVGGVEVGVATADVEDVFESLVTRARTYQPDARVLGVQVQETVDLEAGVETIVGTNRDPQFGPLVLFGLGGVFVEVLEDTTVRVAPVSEPEATGMLDDIDAAPLLRGARGREPVDEDAVVETIQRLSQLVTDFPAIVELDVNPLVATPDGVAAIDLRLTVDPERLPHNP; encoded by the coding sequence ATGAGCGAACTATCGGGGCTGTTCGCCCCCGAGGTGGTCGCCGTCGTCGGCGCGACCGAGCGCGAAGGGTCCGTCGGGCGGGCGGTCTTCGAGAACCTGCTCGCCGACTTCGACGGCGAGGTGCTTCCGGTCAACCCGAACGTCGATCGCGTCTTCGACCGGCCCTGCTACGACAGCGTCGCCGAGACCGGGGCGGACCTGGCGGTCGTCGTCGTGCCGGCCGAGACGGCGGTCGAGGTCGTCGAGAACGCCGGCGAGACCGGCATCCGGAACGTGGTCGTCATCACGGCCGGCTTCGGCGAGACGGGCAGCGAGGGCACCGCCCGCGAGAAACGGCTGGTCGAGGCCGCCGAGACGTACGACCTGAACCTCGTCGGCCCGAACTCGCTGGGCGTCATCTCGACGCCGGTCGGACTCAACGCGACGTTCGGCCCGACGAACGCCCGGCCGGGCGGCATCTCGTTCATGAGCCAGTCGGGCGCGTTCGTCACGGCGGTGCTGGACTGGGCCGAGGACCGGCAGGTCGGCTTCAACGACATCGTCTCGCTGGGCAACAAGGCGGTGCTCGACGAGACGGACTTCGTCGAGTCGTGGGGCGACGACGCCGACACCGACGTCGTGCTGGGCTACCTCGAGAGCATCGAGGACGGCGTCTCGTTCGTCCGGACGGCCCGCGAGGTGACCCGCGGGACGCCGGTGGTCGTCGTCAAGTCCGGGCGGACCCAGGCCGGCGCCAGCGCGGCGGCCTCCCACACCGGCGCCATCGCCGGCAGCGAGCGTGCCTACGAGGCCGGGCTCCGGAAGGCGGGCGTCATCCGGGCGGACTCGGTGAGCGAACTGTTCGACTTCGGCGCGATGCTCTCCGGCCAGCCGGTCCCAGACGACGGCGGCGTGGCCGTCGTCACGAACGCCGGCGGTCCCGGCGTGATGGCGACGGACGCCGTCGGCGACTCCGGCGCCGAGTTGGCCGAGTTGACCGACGACAGCCGGGAGGCGCTCGCCGCGGTACTGCCCGACAGCGCCGACCCCTACAACCCGGTCGACGTCATCGGGGACGCCCCCGTCGAGCGGTTCGAGGACGCACTCGAGGTGGTCCTCGCGGACCCGAACGTCGGCTCGGCCGTCGTCATCGCCTGTCCGAGTGCGGTGCTGTCCTTCGAGGCGCTGGGCGAGACGCTGGCCTCGATGGCCGAGACCCGCGAGCAACCGCTGTCCGCCTGTCTCATGGGCGGGACCTCGACGGCGGCGGCCGCCGCCGCCCTCGGGGAGGTCGGCGTCCCAACGTACTTCGACCCCGCGCGGGCGGTCCGGGGGCTGGCGGCCCTCTACGAGTACCGGGCGATACGCGACCGTCGCTACGAGGAACCGGCGACCTTCGACGTCGACCGCGAGGCCGCCCGGGAGATACTGGGCCGCGTCGAGACGACGCCGGACAACAACCTCGGCATCGAGTCGATGGACCTGCTGGAGGCGTACGGCATCCCGACGCCGGACGGCGAGGTTGTCGACTCCCCGGCGGCAGCCCGCGAGGTCGCCGAACGGCTCGACGGCGACATCGTGATGAAGATAGTCTCGCCGGACATCCTCCACAAGACCGACGTCGGTGGCGTCGAGGTCGGGGTCGCCACCGCCGACGTCGAGGACGTCTTCGAGTCGCTGGTCACCCGGGCGCGGACCTACCAGCCGGACGCACGGGTCCTCGGCGTCCAGGTCCAGGAGACCGTCGACCTCGAGGCCGGCGTCGAGACCATCGTCGGGACGAACCGGGACCCGCAGTTCGGCCCGCTCGTGCTCTTCGGTCTCGGCGGCGTCTTCGTCGAGGTGCTGGAGGACACGACCGTCCGCGTCGCGCCGGTCTCCGAACCGGAAGCGACCGGCATGCTGGACGACATCGACGCGGCGCCGCTGCTTCGCGGCGCCCGGGGCCGCGAACCGGTCGACGAGGACGCCGTCGTCGAGACCATCCAGCGGCTCTCCCAGCTCGTCACCGACTTCCCGGCCATCGTGGAACTGGATGTCAACCCGCTGGTGGCGACGCCCGACGGCGTGGCCGCAATCGACCTCCGACTCACCGTCGACCCCGAACGGCTACCACACAACCCATGA